The segment caatacagggaatagggtgctatttgggacaagCCCAACTAAACGCTATAGCATGAGGCTAGATTTATTATAGGTAGAATTTATATGTTAAATATACAGGATACTTctattccagctaaacaatggggtatgtacactgctcaaaaaaataaagggaacacttaaacaacacaatgtaactccaagtgaatcacacttctgtgaaatcaaactgtccacttaggaagcaacactgattgacaataaatttcacacgctgttgtgcaaatggaatagacaaaaggtggaaattataggcaattagcaagacacccccaaaaaatgagtgattctgcaggtggtgaccacagaccacttctcagtacctatgcttcctggctgatgttttggtcacttttgaatgctggcggtgctctcactctagtggtagcatgagacggagtctacaacccacacaagtggctcaggtagtgcagttcatccaggatggcacatcaatgcgagctgtggcaaaaaggtttgctgtgtctgtcagcgtagtgtccagagtatggaggcgctaccaggagacaggccagtacatcaggagacgtggaggaggccgtaggagggcaacaacccagcagcaggaccgctacctccgcctttgtgcaaggaggtacactgccagcgccctgcaaaatgacctccagcaagccacaaatgtgcatgtgtctgctcaaacggtcagaatcagactccatgagggtggcatgagggcccgacgtccacaggtgggggttgttcttacagcccaacaccgtgcagggcgtttggcatttgccagagaacaccaagattggcaaattcgccactggcgccctgtgctcttcacagatgaaagcaggttcacactgagcacatgagcacatgtaacagagtctggagacgccgtggagaacgttctgctgcctgcaacatcctccagcatgaccggtttggcgatgggtcagtcatggtgtgtggtggcatttctttgtgggccgcacagccctccatgtgctcgccagaggtagcctgactgccaataggtaccgagatgagatcctcagaccccttgtgagaccatatgctgacacatgcacatttgtggcctgctggatgtcattttgcagggctctggcagtgcacctccttgcacaaaggcggagatagcggtcctgctgctgggttgttgccctcctacggcctcctccacgtctcctgatgtactggcctgtctcctggtagcgcctccatgctctggacactacgctgacagacacagcaaacctttttgccacagctcgcattgatgtgccatcctggatgaactgcactacctgagccacttgtgtgggttgtagactccgtctcatgctaccactagagtgagagcaccgccagcattcaaaagtgaccaaaacatcagccaggaagcataggaactgagaagtggtctgtggtcaccacctgcagaatcactcctgttttggggggtgtcttgctaattgcctataatttccaccttttgtctattccatttgcacaacagcatgtgaaatctattgtcaatcagtgttgcttcctaagtggacagtttgatttcacagaaatgtgattcacttggagttacattgtgttgtttaagtgttccctttatttttttgagcagtgtatatacagggggggAAAAACATTTCaatacacatctaaaatctatggattaaaaatctgagaacagtaatattttacacacatgcATAAAAGGTACACATAAACGTTTATTTCTAATGAAAAAAAAAACGTGAAAAATTGGTGGATATACCATTTTGGACATAAACTATTTTTATGCTGCTCTCCTTCATTTGGACCAGATGAAGTTCTTAACTCTTGGTACCGGAAGATCTGGTGAGCAGCAGTTTAGCTATTTTACAAGAGGATAAGTTTCTCTTATGTAATTACAAAAACATTACAATGGATCACTAAAAGTTATGTTAGTAGGTTTTTATCAATTAACATCACTAGAATAATTACAGTGCAGGTAGCCtaacggttaagagcgttgggccagtaaccaaaaggtcactggtttgaatccctgagtgATCCCTAGGTGATAATCCCTAGGTGataaatctgttgatgtgcccttgagcaaggcacttaacccataTTGCTccagtaagtcgctctggatacgagtgtctgctaaatgacgtaaatgtaactACATGTATAAGAGCATGCATTTTACTGTAAACCAATGTACTATTTCtctctcaatcacacacacacacacacacacacacacacacacacacacacacacacacacacacacacacacacacacacacacacacacacacacacacacacacacacacacacacacacacacacacacactaacagcagtgCTTGGTTTCTCTCCAAGCCAGAACTTCATCAATGTTATGCCCTGGACCCTGGGGACTTTGTGCTCCTCATCAATCAATTAGGATTATATATTGGCTGTTAACTCATATAAATTAATGATTACTGTCTAAAATGACACATGTATGGCCGCGGGAAGATGTTCTGGGTTGGGGTTGCTGTCGGGTGAGGGGGATCTAGTTCACTAATTTTGTTGGACAAAAAAAAgccatattttatttattattatatttttatttatctgCAGCACCCTCAGAACCCCTACTTCCCACGGCTGGCTATGCTCACATTTTACAGCTGGCTATTCTAAAAAAGCGCAGGCCAGTAGCCTATAGTACATTAAACCACCCACATTATGCTCTATCTTTTGATTGTCATTCCCCTCTAAAAGCACATAATATCCTACATTAAGTGAGGAAGTGCAGTACACAACCAAAGTGATGGATTTTCACTTGACAATAATCTTTCAATTGAATCATAAAGTCTGAGACTAATAGGTTCTTGTGTTCTGAGGTTTAAAACTGCATTCCCTTAGCTCTCCAGCACATTGGCTGAGTTGCCCTGATATCTACAATGTATCTGACTAATGATATTAAATAATATGCTATACTTGTTTACAGTTTCCAATAATTTAGTATAGTTAATGTGTTTGATTTTGGATCGAAAACCTTTCATTAGATCAAACTAGGCTACTTCTGCTATGAAGCAGTGGTTTATTTGGTGCACACCCATAGCATTTTCTTGACTATTAGGGAAATGCCCAATAGAGACTGCACATATTGTGATTGTatgtacatttaaataaataaaggaaACAAGAAATGTGAGCAATAATAAGGATATATAACAAATATTTAATTTGTTGTATGACAACATTAAGTTACAAAAGTTTCATTGTTCACCCATTGTAATGGAACATGGTATAGCCTAAGCTTGCAGTGGTTTGGCCGTCGCAGACTAATTTTTCGCATACCCCGCTTGGAGAAGGGTCTATTCTTTTGATTCGAGGGAAGCATCGTTGGACCAAGAGTGCTCAGATACTTTTGTTCGAACATTATATCGTGTTTTCTGTCCTCGAAATCTAATGGCTATTTACGCACTTCACGTCAACGACTGACTCGAGCGTGTGCGAATACATTTTAGTGAGAACTGTGCGATAAAACGAACGTCAACCGGATTTGAAAGCCCCACTAACACGAGGAGCATGGTGAGAGACTGGTTGTCAACAAAAACTTTTCTCTTCGTAAACGTATGCGAGGATGCTGTTTAGCTAATGAATGTAATCGTTGCCACCCATTTTAAATCGGAAGTGAAGCTATTTCCTTCAGGAAAAAGGTTGAAAAGTAGCATTTTGCATGTGGAGGACAAGAACTTGAAggtggaaaaaaaaaaaaattgtaacgTTACACGGTCTACGCGTTGTGCTTCGTTTCATCTATCAGATTCATTGGAACCAAGGGTGAGAAAATGCGTTTTGTGAGCTCATTGTTATGTTGTAAACTTGAAGAAACCCGAGAGAATACGACTCTGCATCGTTTGTGTTTTTTATTTGCTGTCCTTGTTTCAAATTCAGCCTGTCCTGACAAATGCGTCTGTTTCGCATCCACGGTCAAATGTTTGAACCAGGGCTTATTCGCGGTTCCACAGCCATTGCCAGCAAACACTAAAACCCTGTTCATTACTGGGAACAACATTTCCCATCTCACAGCTGTGTCTTTCCCTGTGCCACTTGAGCAGTTAACAGACTTGTATCTCACAGGAAACCAGGTGGAGCTGGTGGACCACAATGTATTCAACAACTTGCCAAATCTCAGGCTGCTAGACTTGAGTAACAACAGGATTCTGCATTTTAGTGCTCAAGCCTTCCCCGATGACAACAAACTGCTGGACCTTAACCTCAGCAGGGCTTTTTACAACCATACTTCCATGGATGAGCTCTTCAGTCTGCTACGGAGTGGCGGAGCCCTTCAACTTACCCGCTTAGACCTGTCCAACAATGACCTGGTGATCCTCCCTGAGGACATGTTCTCCCGCCTCTCCAACCTCACCATCCTCAACCTACAAAACAACTCCCTCATTTTCATCCAGAATGGGACGCTGAGTGTTCCTCGGCTACGTGAGTTAGACTTGAGGGACAATGCCCTGAGGGAACTACCCAACACTACACTGATGGACTTAAGCCTCCAGCCTGGGCTTCAGGTGCATCTGGCAGGAAACCCTTGGCTCTGTGACTGCAATATCGAGGACCTTGTGGCCTGGCTGAAAAGCTCTGAGCAGGTCACAGACAAGCAGAATATGACCTGTTCTGACCCTGAGGTTCTGCGCCAGTTACCGTTGCTCCAGATCAAAGAGTTGGAGTGTACCTTTTCAGGTGAAATGAAAGGTGTGCTGGAGACCTCGTATGTCTTTTTGGGCATGGTGCTGGCTTTGATCGGAGTGATCTTTCTGCTGGTCCTCTACCTCAACAGGAAGGGGATCAAGCGGTGGATATACAATATTCGGGACGCATGCAGGGACCACATGGAGGGCTACCATTACAGGTATGAGATCAACTCGGACCCCAGGTTGGCCAACCTCAGCCTCAAGTCAGACATTTAAGAGGACTGCTATGTAAGCCAGGGCCCCACAGTGACTGAGGCATTATGACTTGTTATGAGCAAGATATACAGGAGCAACTCTTTAGTTCCGGAGTTTTCCAGCCTGCCTGCAACCCACTCCACGGTACTGTCCAGACTTCTACACCAGTCATGACGACCCACAATCTGCCACCACGCATGCCCTTGGCCCCTGCAACGCAGTGTGTGATTATTTGTTTTTACTCCTTTTCAAGCAGTTCAACATTCCATGCATTGAGAATCATGACTCAGATGGGGTTTGTGAGCGGGCTCTCTGTAATATAAAATGTTCCCTTGAGCAAAAAAAGATGGTACGTAAAACTCTTAACAGACTTATTTTGACTGGTagtaactaggctatatacacacatCTATATCCTTTCTGCTGGTTATATTTTAATCACATTTTTGTTTCCACTTTCCTTTACACTGCACAGTGTTGCTATGCTTGTTTAGATGTCTTTATTCCTTTTTAATATAATGTGATTATGAAAGCACTTGCTAATTTATCTCACTCGTATTGCACTTGTTCGGTGGACATTATCAACATTTTTTATGATGTACAGCTGAATAAAATGTATTGCGTTGCTGTTTTCCTTTCTCGATTGAGGTCCTTTAAACTCCAGAGACTGAGGAATGTGGAGGTATATTGGGCAGCAGAGATTCAGGGTCATGAAATGGAGAAGTGCACACTCATTGCAGAATCAAACACATGCAGACAGAGGTCATCGTGCTACAGTCAGCACCAACCATACCACACAGGCAAGACTTTACATGTCACCTCTATACATTAACAAGCTCTCTGTCAGCTCGTGCAGATGAGACATTACAGGCAGACGCCATTGAGTGTCCAAATTTTACTCTTAAGGAGGTGAGAAAAGGCTAACTGGGACTTTCGAAGGTGGCAGAATGACCTTGAAGATTAATTGATTTTGAAATACTTTCCAATTAAAGTTAATTCATCTGCCACTCTATTTGGGAATCTAGACGTGAAGGAATGTTCCTGTCCAATTGAATCCCTGCAAGGATTTGGGTAGAAATCCCTGGCGCGATAGTCAAATGATTGCATAGCTCCGAACCATCCAAAATTAATATTTTGACGTCTAGCCAATGGTCAGTGAACTAGCTCTTTGGTTCAACTACACCAAGTACAGGAATGGCACTCATTCAAAGCATTCCAGCGTTGTGAGTGCAAACAGCTGCAAAAGGGGAAAGATAAGTGCTGTGTTTCCTAACAAATGCTAAGGAAAGTACACAGTACCCAAGGTTCTTACCAGGAGGGCACTCTACAGGCAGTATGGTATGGAAATGAGCTCCAACTCTGCTTTAATCTGCAGTGTTTTAGGGGTGTGGCATCAAAGTATCTTATTTTCAAGCGTTTCCTTTCCTGCTAACTAAACACTGATCTGTTTCTGGTGTCAGTATGGATGAGTAAATATCAAATGTGGAACATTATTTTACAGTGAAAGTGGTCAGGTATAGTAGACATGTAATTTGGATGGTAAAGTAACTGCACAGTTGGTGAATGTGTGAGTAAAAAAAATACCTGGCCATTACCTCACCATGCACATAGACCACCCGAGAGGTAGTATGAGCTAACAAGCCCAAAACAGAAATACACTAAGTCTCTGTGCACGACTAACTACTACCTTTGCATAGCCCTGAGCTACTGTACATATCCTCTTACCATAACAATGCCCAGACCTCCCTCAGTCACTAGTGATATGTGTTTGAATGCTAAAGTGGCTCTTGTGTAAACTGTTTTTGTGTTTCACAGGTCTGTGGTCATACAGAGATTTTGTGTACAAATTTTATGCAGTGTGTGAGTGTTAACCATGTTTCTTCATCCCTCACTCTCAACACAAAGACAGTCTGGGTACAGGGTCCAACAAGGAAAATGCATTAAAACCATTACCCAGTAGATACATTTTAACCCCGGATTGACTATGGAGATGAgtttaaaatatataggcctatcaCGTATTACGTCTGCAATCAATCTTCCCAAGGCATTGTTTGCTTTTAAATAAGCCAATAAGGTATCAGAAGTAGAGGCTAGGCTATCCATTTCAGGAATTCATTGTTCTTGTCATCATTCATCTTAGTTCCTTTCCAGCCAACCACCATTGCTATTTATTTAatatacacactactgttcaaaagtttgggggtcacttagaaatgtccatgtttttgaaagaaaattactttttttttggtccattaaaataacatcaaattgagcagaagtagtgtagacattgttaatgttgtaaattactattgtagctgaaaacagCTGATATTTAATGGAATACCTACAGAGACCCAttctcagcaaccatcactcctgtgttccaagactagttgagtatctggagcatcagcatttgtcggttcgattacaggctcaaaatggccagaaataaagaactttcttctgaaactcgtcagtctattcttattctgagaaattaaggcgagaaattgccaagaaactgaaaagcttgtacaatgctgtgtactactcccttcacagaacagcgcaaactggctttaaccagaatagaaagaggattgggaggccctggtgcacaagtgagcaagaggacaagtacattagagtgtctagtttgagaagcagacgcctcacaagtcctcactgtcttgattaaatagtacccacaaaacaccagtctcaacagtgaagaggagactctgggatgctggcctaggcagaattcctctgtccagtgtctgtgttgttttgcccatcttaatcttttctttttattggccagtctgagatatggctttttctttgcaactctgcaatATATGTAGTGTTTTCAGTAATATCATTACCGATCTCcttaatcccacccctcagctactctcagcccAACCTACCACGGCCAGCCCGCTCATTCGGCAGGTTTAGGCCGCCGTCTACGGCAGATTGACAAGGGCGGAATTTGAGGTAAACTGGCCAAGACGCACCtccaacaacacataaaacctcacataattctgcccaaaaacaatgacaatttTTCTTAACCAGTGGCATATTGGCTTTTTAGATGAGCGTTCATGCCTCTGTGACAAAGGCAGGGGCGCAAAATATTTTGCTTGTCCATTCCCAGCGCGCCTCaccagggtgctgttggagagacgcATGCTGCGGCACTCCACCAACGTTGCGTCAAAAAAATTAtctaacataaatcatgtagcagttataggatatggtagaaagagtatgtggccttttctgtagtctacaggctggagataaaatgtatgacaatgCAATAAAACGGACACTTTTTACATTATGCAGGTTTCTctgatcaaatagcctaacctaaatggCGCTCAATAAAATTAAACATGTACTATCACATCAACAAAACATGTCCTAAAAACAGGGCAGGTCAAAGAaaaatggacaatatggaatgGACAATCACAACTATTGTCCAGGAGTTTCAACCCATTATAAGTATCAGTGATTTCAAGTTTGTATCCATCATTTTTTGACAAGCTGATCATATCGAAAAAGAAAATACTTCTGCATTTCCCGCTGTGTAAAGACATTGCAAATAGGCTCACGATAACTGCTTGAAAGTTGGGTAGTTGATTTTCAGAGCTTAAATAgccaaattgattagtcacatgagtcaggactaataaagccaatgcaTCAGCCCATTTAACGAACgatgggcattcataaaattccATTGCTGGCCAACATGGCAGGATACCCCAATAAGCAAGAGCAGACGAATTTTCGACATCTTTTTTTATCCTGTAGACTTACCACATagatgggcattcataaaattACATTTCAGGCAACGCTGTCGGTTACACCTCACCGTCTTTTTTTGGTGAGTGCTGACTTAATTTCCACATCGACAGACATTGGTCTTTGGTCCGGtctggaccagccttgatttggcccaaacatagacgtctataaaTTACTTATTTTCTACTTTCATTCAGAACCCAAAATGTGCCTGATTTCAACATCTATAAAATAGATctagaaaatacatattttcagcATACGGAAAATAAGTAGCCTATTTTAAACTTTCATTCAGAACTGAAAATTAACCTGATTTCATCGTTGGGGAACATATGTATTGTTCAACATCCAGAACATTTTAAacatatggaaaatatattttcacATTTAATTCAGAATTTAAATTGAACCTAACTTCAACGTctggaaaatgtgttttttttaaacattttcaaTGTCATTTTGCTTACTTTTTTTGGTTTCGCCTAGAGCGGCAGAACGGCAAAGACGTGCCATGCAttccacctatcaccatagaccagaAGCCACATGGCTCGTCACAGCAAAATATGCAGAGCTGAGATTTTTGGGTtccctatatacactgctcaaaaaaataaagggaacacttaaacaacacaatgtaactccaagtcaatcacacttctgtgaaatcaaactgtccacttaggaagcaacactgattgacaatacatttcacatgctgttgtgcaaatggaatagacaaaaggtggaaattttaggcaattagcaagacacacccaataaaggagtggttctgcaggtggtgaccacagaccacttctcagttcctatgcttcctggctgatgttttggtcacttttgaatgctggcggtgctttcactctagtggtagcatgagacggagtctacaacccacacaagtggctcaggtagtgcagctcatccaggatggcacatcaatgcgagctgtggcaagaaggtttgctgtgtctgtcagtgtagtgtccagagcatggaggcgctaccagtagacaggccagtacatcaggagacgtggaggaggccgtaggagggcaacaacccagcagcaggaccgctacctccacctttgtgcaaggaggagcactgccagagccctgcaaaatgacctccagcaggccacaaatgtgcatgtgtcagcatatggtctcacaaggggtctgaggatctcatctcggtacctaatggcagtcaggctacctctggcaagcacatggagggctgtgcggccccacaaagaaatgccaccccacaccatgactgacccaccgccaaaccggtcatgctggaggatgttgcaggcagcagaacgttctccacggcgtctccagactctgtcacgtctgtcacatgtgctcatgtgctcagtgtgaacctgctttcatctgtgaagagcacagggcaccaatggcgaatttgccaatcttggtgttctctggcaaatgccaaacgtcttgcacggtgttgggctgaaagaacaacccccacctgtggacgtcgggccctcataccaccctcatggagtctgtttctgaccgtttgagcagacacatgcacattcgAAAATCTCTCCCCAGCTATTTTGcgcagctgtcaacatttttttgtcctcaaatgaaactggtatatttttctCTTTATGCCGACCTTTTTCAGACTatttgtatctttaatatatgGCAGACAAAAACGTTTCCTAccttctcccccttccacttgcctcctccatttctgcggtaatgctgcaatcagttgATTAACTTTGAGCAAACTTTCCCATATATTTTCGAAAGCTGCCTATAAGTCCACCATTCCTATTCAAAATAtcattaataaaacatttttaatcCAAAAGCAATGTGTTTTTATAAATCAGTATTTCTTAataatctactagagaaccagttcgggTTTAAATATAATTTATGTATGAGTAAAGCTTTTAATGAGAGGTTTAATGCTTTACTATTTAATAATTTGAGCCCcccaaactcatattcattaCATAAATTGGcatgtttaattttgtctggcttagtGTTCAAATAgagcaaaatattttttgctcatacgATTTAAAAAAACGAGTCGTCTGGAGTAGGCGGTGCCATTACTAATTcaccgaatacaaccggtgtagaccttacagtgaaatgcttacttacaagccatacaccaacaatgcagttaagaaaaacaagtgttaagaaagtatttactaaataaactgaagagTTATATAAAAAtaacagtaatgaggctatatacagggggtcaatagtccgggtagccatttgattagctgttcaggagaaattatggcttgggggtagaacagtctctgactagggtggctggaggctggcaatttttagggccttgcgCTGATGCTTGCtataacttaatgatggtgttggagtcgtgtttggccacacagggagtacaggaggggactaagtacacacccccgaggggccccattgttgaggatcagcgtggcagatgtgctgttgcctacccttactacctgagggtggcccgtcaggatgtccaggatccagttgtttagtcccagggtcttagtgatgagcttcatgggcactatggtgttgagctgtagtcaatgaacagcattctcacatatgtgttccttttgtccaggtgggaaagggcagtgtggagtgcgattgagattgtgtcatctgtggatctgttggggcggtatgagaattggagtgggtctagggtatcagggaGGATGTTCttgatgtgagctatgaccagcctttcaaagcacttcatggctacagacgtgagtgctatgggttggtagtcatttaggcaggttgccttggtgttcttgggcacatggactatggtggtctgcatgaaacatgtaggtattacagacttggtcagagacaggttgaaaatgtcagtgaagacacttgccacttGCCAGAgctcatgctcggagtacacttcctggtaatccgtctggccctgcgtccTTGTGAATGTCCACCtgtttaaggtcttactcacatcggctacggagagtgtgatcacacagtcgtccggaacagctctCATTGGAAGTAAGTAAACTGTGATAGGACCAAAgagttaataaataaataaaaatctataaatagacaggtatctatctacctctccatggttgcagaatcTTGTCTATTCTAACTAACTTTCTATTGAAATTGGTTGTGGTAAGTGCATTTATACTTTTTTAGATATGAATACCaggtatgtctacttcaccatcagaccattttattggtaaactacaaggtACTGTAGTGTAAACGTTGTGTCTTTTGACGATCCAACACATAATATGGTACACTTATCGTAATTCGGTTTTAGTCCTGAGTCACTAGAAAAGTgatctagatcttcaatgagactgtgCAGGTATCCAGATTATGGACTTAAGAagaaacttgagtcatcggcatacactGACACTTTTGTTTTTAACCCCTTGATGCTCTTGTTGTATCTAATTTTAATAactagcatttcgatggccaaATACATAGATATGGAGACAATgggcaaccttgttttactcctcgacagctcaatactttctgagatgtaacaattatttactattttacacctggggttgccaTACATaatttaacccattgtataagagattcacCAAAATTAAAAtagtccaggcatttatatataaattctaGTCGTACTTTATCGAAAgtattttcaaaatctgctatgaAGACCAGGCCTGGTCCTGCATCTTTTATGTTTCATAATGTGCTACTGTTTCAATTAATTGTTTTATATTATCTGATAAAACCTTTTAAAATAATTTTCTTTGTCAGGATTTTCACATCACAACATTgcagtgtaagaggcctccagtTTTTTTAATTAACTGGATCTTTTACTTATCACATAGGTCCTGTTTCAgtagtaatgaaatcagaccttgctGAGTACACAATAGTCTACCATTTttataggagtagttaaaacatgctaataatggatctttgagtacatcaaaaaatacctctactggtataccaacaagccctggtgttttttcagactgaaaggatttaatttcctcaagaagttcctcctctctAAGATGGCCTTCACACAAGTCTTTCTGTACATGTGTTCAttttagattattattattaggaagAAGTCCTTACAGTTAACATCTttcagtggagatggaggagattgAAAAGTAAACATATGCTTAAAAtattttgcttcctctttcaaaatataattttatgAATCATGGATGACTCCTTCATTTGAAACGAGTTTctgtaaattatttttggtagcatttctatgttgaagattcaaGAAACATTCTGTGCATTTTTCACCATTTTCCATCCAATtcactttatttttgtaataaatTACACTTGAttgttcttgaataagttcctccaatTATTTTTGTTTTCCTCTATAGTAGTTTTATTGCCATCTGCCTGTGCTGTTATTTCCTTTATTAGTCTATCTTTTGACCATGACTGATTTACACAAGTTTAACTTATAATCTACCCTGACAAAGCTATGGCAAGATAGCAACGAAGCACATGCAGTACGAAAATCTAGAGTAGGGGTGTccaacctacaggatggtagctctccaggaacaggtttggagagccctGATCTAGAGAGCGTAAACCTGCAAAACCAACCTCTCCA is part of the Salvelinus fontinalis isolate EN_2023a chromosome 6, ASM2944872v1, whole genome shotgun sequence genome and harbors:
- the LOC129857786 gene encoding trophoblast glycoprotein-like codes for the protein MRFVSSLLCCKLEETRENTTLHRLCFLFAVLVSNSACPDKCVCFASTVKCLNQGLFAVPQPLPANTKTLFITGNNISHLTAVSFPVPLEQLTDLYLTGNQVELVDHNVFNNLPNLRLLDLSNNRILHFSAQAFPDDNKLLDLNLSRAFYNHTSMDELFSLLRSGGALQLTRLDLSNNDLVILPEDMFSRLSNLTILNLQNNSLIFIQNGTLSVPRLRELDLRDNALRELPNTTLMDLSLQPGLQVHLAGNPWLCDCNIEDLVAWLKSSEQVTDKQNMTCSDPEVLRQLPLLQIKELECTFSGEMKGVLETSYVFLGMVLALIGVIFLLVLYLNRKGIKRWIYNIRDACRDHMEGYHYRYEINSDPRLANLSLKSDI